One genomic segment of Sminthopsis crassicaudata isolate SCR6 chromosome 4, ASM4859323v1, whole genome shotgun sequence includes these proteins:
- the ABHD15 gene encoding protein ABHD15, with translation MPAWGPALALLVLSLLCLLARWRGRFPDGSGKEPAPRRQEGTKGQVVEEEEDDEEEEEENEEQEGDRAAFWDGFSKGQELVAGGCRLIFKRSALAHLLLRTFRRSVALREPARGSWLSGPHLQTLYRFVLPPGRGLQLARENLQLADNGLVALDWVVGPWTPNPQMVTKAHSSPPVLLVIPNSWGLLTRNVVQLCLLALEKGYYPVIFHRRGHQGCPLLNTQLQTFGDPSDLKEAVTYIRFRQPAAPLFLVSEGSGSALLLSYLGECGSSSYATGAACISPVLRCREWFEDGLPWLYERAFLLHQKITLSRYATALDDIVDTDKLFMSRSLREFEEALFCRTKNLPISWDTYWDDNDPLRDVDEAAVPVLCICSADDPIRGPPGRTLPTKLFQNNPYFFLLLSRHGGHCGFFREDSSPAWSHEATLEYFQALIEFFQSEERVKGLSRHRSSFLAGRRRRFTLQKREMAPASPRLEEMFSWKRSYTK, from the exons ATGCCAGCCTGGGGCCCCGCCCTCGCCCTGCTTGTCCTGAGCCTGCTCTGCCTGCTGGCCCGATGGCGGGGGCGATTCCCTGACGGTTCCGGCAAGGAGCCGGCGCCCAGGAGACAGGAGGGCACCAAGGGACAGGtggtggaggaagaagaggacgacgaggaagaagaggaagagaatgaggagcAAGAGGGGGACAGGGCCGCCTTTTGGGACGGCTTCAGTAAGGGCCAGGAGCTGGTGGCCGGGGGCTGCCGCCTCATCTTCAAGCGCTCGGCGCTGGCCCACCTTCTGCTGCGCACCTTCCGCAGGTCCGTGGCCCTGCGCGAGCCTGCGCGCGGCTCGTGGCTGTCCGGGCCGCACCTCCAGACCCTGTACCGTTTCGTGCTCCCGCCAGGCCGCGGGCTCCAGCTGGCCCGCGAGAACCTTCAGCTGGCCGACAACGGGCTGGTGGCCCTGGACTGGGTGGTGGGGCCTTGGACCCCCAACCCCCAGATGGTGACGAAGGCCCACAGCTCCCCGCCGGTCCTGCTGGTCATCCCCAACTCGTGGGGGCTCCTCACCCGCAACGTGGTGCAGCTCTGCCTCCTGGCCCTGGAGAAGGGCTACTACCCGGTCATCTTCCACCGAAGGGGCCACCAGGGCTGCCCGCTGCTCAACACCCAGCTGCAGACGTTCGGGGACCCCTCGGATCTCAAGGAGGCCGTCACCTACATCCGCTTCAGACAGCCCGCGGCGCCCCTGTTCCTGGTCAGCGAAGGCTCGGGCTCGGCCTTGCTGCTGTCCTACCTGGGGGAGTGCGGGTCCTCCAGCTACGCCACGGGAGCAGCCTGCATCTCGCCCGTGCTCCGCTGCCGGGAGTGGTTTGAGGACGGGCTCCCCTGGCTCTACGAAAGGGCTTTCCTGCTGCACCAGAAAATCACTCTCAGCAG ATATGCTACAGCCCTAGATGACATAGTGGACACGGACAAACTCTTCATGAGCCGCTCTCTGCGGGAATTTGAGGAGGCCCTTTTCTGCCGGACTAAGAACCTCCCCATCAGTTGGGACACCTACTGGGATGACAATGACCCCCTCCGGGATGTGGATGAGGCTGCGGTGCCCGTGCTATGCATTTGCAGTGCTGATGACCCCATTCGGGGCCCTCCAGGCCGAACCTTGCCCACCAAACTCTTCCAGAACAACCCCTACTTCTTTCTCCTGCTCAGCCGCCATGGAGGCCACTGTGGCTTTTTCAGGGAGGACTCTTCCCCGGCTTGGAGCCACGAGGCTACCCTGGAGTATTTCCAGGCTCTGATTGAATTCTTCCAATCAGAAGAGAGGGTGAAGGGGCTTTCCCGCCACCGATCCTCCTTCTTGGCAGGCCGGAGGCGTCGATTTACTCTGCAGAAGCGAGAGATGGCACCGGCCTCCCCTCGACTTGAGGAGATGTTCAGCTGGAAGCGCtcatatacaaaatga